The following proteins are encoded in a genomic region of Brachypodium distachyon strain Bd21 chromosome 1, Brachypodium_distachyon_v3.0, whole genome shotgun sequence:
- the LOC100830298 gene encoding uncharacterized protein LOC100830298 isoform X1, whose amino-acid sequence MPRLTPADASLILDHVVGDPSTPAAAANALLAELPFPSRPTRRLLRSVLLRRLGSDPVSPAALDTLQLLASLPTPAPAIAAAHLAVAAFLAASAPDFDAAAGALFARPDGRARRAVDEGGDPALVSPEAVAVADQFEAAVGNAFSQSVLRGLWGGRAAAEERVRELLVAEWAAIGPSQLEVAAERIVGDGAVETWRAAEESIRAKYRMLAGEERAREILSRLEEPTSNVNPISTPEVHKVLDALKSSCADLHSAVEDPLPAAKAAADEVLAARMDKAVDINAEEVNNQAASCSAAAGPSALNNQGEASRKGTLSSLMDWNSTARTFQWEDSLDPEGSRSQSHIPHLPSPRRNQVSPLQLADNKAKRRRARKWSSVEEETLRKGVDQFGSSNWKDILIHNPDVFIGRTAVDLKDKWRNMMR is encoded by the exons ATGCCGCGCCTGACGCCGGCGGACGCGTCCCTGATCCTGGACCACGTCGTGGGGGACCCCTCCAccccggccgcggcggccaacGCGCTCCTCGCGGAGCTCCCCTTCCCCTCGCGCCCCAcccggcgcctcctccgctccGTGCTCCTCCGACGCCTCGGCTCCGACCCCGTCTCCCCGGCCGCGCTCGACACCCTCCAGCTCCTCGCATCCCTACCCACCCCCGCgcccgccatcgccgccgcccacctcgccgtcgccgcattcctcgccgcctccgcgcccgacttcgacgccgccgcgggtGCCCTCTTCGCGCGCCCCGacggccgcgcgcgccgcgcggTCGATGAGGGCGGGGACCCCGCGCTCGTCTCCCCCgaggccgtcgccgtcgcggaCCAGTTCGAGGCCGCCGTCGGGAACGCCTTCTCGCAGTCCGTGCTGAGGGGGCTGTGGGGCGGccgggccgcggcggaggagcgggtCAGGGAGCTCCTAGTGGCCGAGTGGGCCGCAATCGGCCCATCGCAGCTGGAGGTTGCGGCCGAGCGGATTGTTGGGGACGGCGCTGTGGAGACGTGGCGCGCCGCGGAGGAATCCATCCGCGCCAAGTACCGCATGCTTG CTGGGGAAGAAAGAGCTCGTGAAATTTTGAGCAGACTTGAAGAACCTACCTCTAATGTAAATCCAATTTCGACGCCTGAAGTTCATAAGGTTTTAGATGCCCTAAAATCAAGCTGTGCCGACCTTCATAGTGCCGTCGAAGATCCACTACCAGCTGCAAAAGCAGCTGCAGATGAGGTGTTGGCTGCAAGGATGGATAAGGCAGTTGATATCAATGCTGAAGAAGTCAATAATCAGGCAGCGAGTTgtagtgctgctgctggtccaaGTGCTCTTAATAATCAAGGTGAGGCATCGAGGAAAGGCACACTATCCAGCCTTATGGATTGGAACTCTACAGCACGGACTTTTCAG TGGGAAGACTCGCTTGATCCTGAGGGTTCAAGATCTCAATCACATATACCACATTTGCCTAGCCCAAGGAGAAACCAAGTTTCTCCTTTGCAACTGGCAGATAATAAAGCTAAGCGTAGAAGGGCAAGGAAGTGGAGCTCggtagaagaagaaacatTAAGGAAGGGTGTGGATCA GTTTGGTAGCAGCAACTGGAAGGATATTTTGATCCACAATCCCGATGTTTTTATTGGTAGAACAGCG GTGGACTTGAAGGATAAATGGAGGAACATGATGAGGTAA
- the LOC100830298 gene encoding uncharacterized protein LOC100830298 isoform X2, which yields MPRLTPADASLILDHVVGDPSTPAAAANALLAELPFPSRPTRRLLRSVLLRRLGSDPVSPAALDTLQLLASLPTPAPAIAAAHLAVAAFLAASAPDFDAAAGALFARPDGRARRAVDEGGDPALVSPEAVAVADQFEAAVGNAFSQSVLRGLWGGRAAAEERVRELLVAEWAAIGPSQLEVAAERIVGDGAVETWRAAEESIRAKYRMLAGEERAREILSRLEEPTSNVNPISTPEVHKVLDALKSSCADLHSAVEDPLPAAKAAADEVLAARMDKAVDINAEEVNNQAASCSAAAGPSALNNQGEASRKGTLSSLMDWNSTARTFQWEDSLDPEGSRSQSHIPHLPSPRRNQVSPLQLADNKAKRRRARKWSSVEEETLRKGLVAATGRIF from the exons ATGCCGCGCCTGACGCCGGCGGACGCGTCCCTGATCCTGGACCACGTCGTGGGGGACCCCTCCAccccggccgcggcggccaacGCGCTCCTCGCGGAGCTCCCCTTCCCCTCGCGCCCCAcccggcgcctcctccgctccGTGCTCCTCCGACGCCTCGGCTCCGACCCCGTCTCCCCGGCCGCGCTCGACACCCTCCAGCTCCTCGCATCCCTACCCACCCCCGCgcccgccatcgccgccgcccacctcgccgtcgccgcattcctcgccgcctccgcgcccgacttcgacgccgccgcgggtGCCCTCTTCGCGCGCCCCGacggccgcgcgcgccgcgcggTCGATGAGGGCGGGGACCCCGCGCTCGTCTCCCCCgaggccgtcgccgtcgcggaCCAGTTCGAGGCCGCCGTCGGGAACGCCTTCTCGCAGTCCGTGCTGAGGGGGCTGTGGGGCGGccgggccgcggcggaggagcgggtCAGGGAGCTCCTAGTGGCCGAGTGGGCCGCAATCGGCCCATCGCAGCTGGAGGTTGCGGCCGAGCGGATTGTTGGGGACGGCGCTGTGGAGACGTGGCGCGCCGCGGAGGAATCCATCCGCGCCAAGTACCGCATGCTTG CTGGGGAAGAAAGAGCTCGTGAAATTTTGAGCAGACTTGAAGAACCTACCTCTAATGTAAATCCAATTTCGACGCCTGAAGTTCATAAGGTTTTAGATGCCCTAAAATCAAGCTGTGCCGACCTTCATAGTGCCGTCGAAGATCCACTACCAGCTGCAAAAGCAGCTGCAGATGAGGTGTTGGCTGCAAGGATGGATAAGGCAGTTGATATCAATGCTGAAGAAGTCAATAATCAGGCAGCGAGTTgtagtgctgctgctggtccaaGTGCTCTTAATAATCAAGGTGAGGCATCGAGGAAAGGCACACTATCCAGCCTTATGGATTGGAACTCTACAGCACGGACTTTTCAG TGGGAAGACTCGCTTGATCCTGAGGGTTCAAGATCTCAATCACATATACCACATTTGCCTAGCCCAAGGAGAAACCAAGTTTCTCCTTTGCAACTGGCAGATAATAAAGCTAAGCGTAGAAGGGCAAGGAAGTGGAGCTCggtagaagaagaaacatTAAGGAAGG GTTTGGTAGCAGCAACTGGAAGGATATTTTGA